One genomic region from Anabaena sp. PCC 7108 encodes:
- the glpX gene encoding class II fructose-bisphosphatase — protein sequence MENTLGLEIIEVVEQAAIASSKWMGKGEKNIADQVAVEAMRERMNKIHMRGRIVIGEGERDEAPMLYIGEEVGICTQPDAKNFCNPDELVEIDIAVDPCEGTNLVAYGQNGSMAVLAISEKGGLFAAPDFYMKKLAAPPAAKGKVDINKSATENLKILSESLNRAVEELVVVVMDRPRHKDLIQEIRTAGARVRLISDGDVSAAICCAFAGTNIHALMGIGAAPEGVISAAALRCLGGHFQGQLIYDPAVVQTGLIGESREGNLARLNEMGITDGDKVYNADELASGETVLFAGCGITPGTLMDGVRFFHGGIRTQSLVISSQSKTARFVDTVHLVNEPQVIQLR from the coding sequence GTGGAAAATACACTTGGGCTAGAGATTATTGAAGTAGTAGAGCAAGCAGCGATCGCTTCCTCGAAGTGGATGGGTAAAGGTGAAAAGAACATTGCTGACCAAGTAGCAGTGGAAGCTATGCGCGAACGGATGAACAAAATCCATATGCGTGGTCGCATCGTTATCGGTGAAGGCGAGCGTGACGAAGCTCCTATGCTCTACATTGGGGAAGAAGTTGGTATCTGTACCCAACCAGATGCCAAAAATTTCTGTAACCCTGATGAACTTGTAGAAATTGACATTGCTGTTGACCCTTGTGAAGGTACTAACCTGGTTGCTTACGGTCAAAATGGCTCAATGGCGGTTTTGGCAATTTCCGAAAAAGGCGGCTTATTTGCTGCTCCTGACTTCTACATGAAGAAACTCGCTGCACCACCAGCAGCAAAAGGTAAAGTTGATATCAACAAGTCTGCGACAGAAAACCTCAAAATCCTTTCTGAGTCCTTAAACCGTGCCGTTGAAGAATTGGTAGTAGTAGTGATGGATCGTCCTCGTCACAAAGACCTAATTCAAGAAATTCGCACCGCTGGAGCAAGAGTTAGACTCATCAGCGATGGTGACGTTTCTGCTGCTATTTGTTGCGCTTTTGCTGGTACTAATATTCATGCTTTGATGGGTATCGGTGCTGCACCTGAAGGTGTGATTTCTGCTGCTGCTTTACGTTGCTTGGGTGGACACTTCCAAGGACAATTGATTTATGACCCAGCTGTAGTCCAAACAGGTTTGATTGGCGAAAGCAGAGAAGGTAATCTTGCCCGTTTAAACGAAATGGGTATTACTGATGGAGACAAGGTTTATAACGCTGATGAATTAGCTTCTGGTGAAACAGTGCTATTCGCTGGTTGCGGTATCACTCCTGGAACTCTCATGGATGGTGTACGCTTCTTCCACGGTGGAATTAGAACCCAAAGCTTGGTTATTTCTAGCCAATCCAAAACGGCTCGATTTGTGGATACAGTTCACTTGGTTAACGAACCCCAGGTTATTCAACTTCGTTAG
- a CDS encoding branched-chain amino acid ABC transporter permease — translation MIEYLIFLSISTATFALFGLGLNLQWGFTGLINFGHIAFMTLGAYTTVLLSLKGVPLLFSAIAGTMVAALLGLVIGFATLRLREDYLSIVTIGTGELIRLVVNNQELPVGDTWVAGTFGIQSYAIPWNATPSLFVRLVMIGVLTLLGIVTIFYLGRWVKSAKISLSNDVAKTNSSKQEFLSRLAVGIILGLLTLAIYVSGVTGLYNYNPKAGLMLLALLVLAFVFWRLEILVRSPWGRILKAIREDEEIPKALGKNVFWYKLQSLMLGGAIAGIAGAFFAWQLSAIYPDNFQPQLTFDAWIMVILGGSGNNIGTILGAVIYFAYDALTREFLPKIVPLDVERIGAFRVMFIGLILMILMIWRPQGILGKKEELTLGK, via the coding sequence ATGATTGAATATCTGATTTTTTTGTCTATTTCTACCGCAACCTTTGCGCTGTTTGGACTAGGGCTTAATTTGCAGTGGGGCTTTACAGGGTTAATTAACTTCGGTCATATTGCTTTTATGACTTTGGGGGCATACACCACGGTCTTATTAAGTTTAAAAGGTGTACCCTTATTATTTTCAGCGATCGCAGGAACAATGGTGGCCGCTTTGTTAGGTTTAGTCATTGGTTTTGCCACTTTGCGGTTACGGGAAGATTATTTATCAATTGTCACAATTGGGACAGGAGAACTGATTCGTTTGGTTGTGAATAATCAGGAGTTACCTGTGGGTGATACTTGGGTAGCAGGGACGTTTGGTATCCAAAGTTATGCCATACCCTGGAATGCAACTCCCAGTTTATTTGTGCGACTGGTAATGATTGGAGTTCTTACCCTGTTAGGAATTGTCACTATTTTTTATTTAGGGCGTTGGGTAAAATCTGCAAAAATATCCTTAAGTAACGATGTAGCTAAAACTAACAGTAGCAAACAAGAATTTTTATCCCGTTTAGCAGTGGGTATAATCCTAGGATTGTTGACACTAGCAATTTATGTTTCTGGTGTGACTGGACTTTATAACTACAACCCGAAAGCGGGTTTGATGCTGTTAGCGTTGTTGGTATTGGCTTTTGTATTTTGGCGGTTAGAAATTTTAGTGCGATCGCCTTGGGGTAGAATTCTTAAAGCTATCCGTGAAGATGAAGAAATTCCCAAAGCACTAGGGAAAAATGTCTTTTGGTATAAACTACAATCATTAATGTTAGGCGGTGCGATCGCAGGTATCGCTGGTGCTTTCTTCGCTTGGCAACTTAGCGCCATCTACCCCGATAACTTTCAACCCCAACTCACCTTTGATGCTTGGATTATGGTGATTTTAGGCGGTTCTGGTAACAATATTGGCACAATATTGGGCGCAGTGATTTATTTTGCTTATGATGCCCTGACTAGAGAATTTTTACCAAAAATCGTCCCCTTAGATGTAGAACGCATTGGCGCTTTTCGTGTCATGTTTATCGGTCTAATTCTGATGATACTCATGATTTGGCGACCTCAAGGTATCTTAGGGAAAAAGGAAGAACTTACTCTTGGTAAATAA
- a CDS encoding glutamyl-tRNA reductase translates to MNIAVVGLSHKTAPVEVREKLSIPEPQTESAIAHLLSYPHIDEVAILSTCNRLEIYIVSSEITQGLQEVTQFLSEYSKLPVVSLRQHLFMLLHNDAVTHMMRVSAGLDSLVLGEGQILAQVKNTHKLGQQYNGIKTILNRLFKQALTAGKRVRTETSIGTGAVSISSAAVELAQMKVENLSTYRICILGAGKMSRLLVQHLISKGATQISIVNRSRQRPEELAKLFPEQPIEIHLLPEMMTVVAASDIVFTSTSATEPILDRAKLEMVLEPSQRLMLFDISVPRNVDADVNDLANVQAFNVDDLKAVVAQNYESRRKMAQEAEKLLDEEVEAFDVWWRSLETVSTISSLRNKIETIREQELEKALSRLGSEFGEKHQEVIEALTRGIVNKILHDPMVQLRAQQDVEARRNCMQTLQMLFNLDAGEQFS, encoded by the coding sequence ATGAATATTGCAGTGGTGGGGTTAAGCCATAAAACAGCCCCTGTAGAAGTTAGAGAAAAGCTGAGTATTCCCGAACCTCAAACCGAAAGTGCGATCGCGCATCTTCTCAGTTATCCTCATATTGATGAAGTCGCTATTCTCAGCACCTGTAACCGTTTGGAAATTTACATTGTTAGCAGTGAAATTACCCAAGGTCTTCAGGAAGTTACTCAGTTTCTGTCGGAATATAGTAAATTACCTGTTGTCTCTCTACGACAGCACCTGTTTATGTTGCTGCATAATGATGCAGTGACTCATATGATGAGGGTTTCCGCTGGGTTAGATAGTCTTGTTCTTGGTGAAGGTCAAATTCTGGCTCAGGTGAAAAATACTCACAAACTGGGACAGCAATACAACGGTATAAAAACAATTTTAAATCGCTTATTTAAACAAGCTTTGACAGCAGGTAAGCGGGTTCGTACTGAAACCAGCATTGGTACTGGTGCTGTTTCGATTAGTTCGGCGGCTGTAGAATTAGCCCAGATGAAAGTAGAAAATTTATCTACTTACCGTATCTGTATTCTCGGTGCTGGGAAAATGTCCCGATTATTGGTACAACACCTCATTTCTAAAGGTGCAACCCAAATTAGTATTGTTAATCGTTCCCGTCAACGTCCTGAAGAACTGGCAAAGTTGTTCCCAGAACAACCAATCGAAATCCATTTGCTTCCAGAAATGATGACCGTGGTTGCCGCAAGTGATATTGTCTTTACTAGCACTTCTGCAACCGAGCCAATTCTAGATCGTGCTAAGTTGGAAATGGTTTTAGAACCTAGCCAAAGGTTGATGCTTTTTGATATTTCTGTACCACGTAACGTTGATGCAGATGTGAATGACTTAGCTAATGTGCAAGCTTTTAATGTCGATGATTTGAAGGCTGTTGTGGCGCAAAATTACGAAAGCCGTCGGAAAATGGCACAGGAAGCCGAAAAACTTCTAGATGAAGAAGTGGAAGCTTTTGATGTCTGGTGGCGTAGTTTAGAAACTGTATCGACAATTAGTTCTCTGCGAAATAAAATCGAAACTATCCGTGAACAAGAACTAGAAAAAGCTTTGTCTCGTTTAGGTTCAGAATTTGGTGAGAAGCATCAAGAAGTGATAGAGGCTTTAACCAGAGGGATTGTTAATAAAATTTTACATGACCCAATGGTGCAGTTACGCGCACAGCAAGATGTGGAAGCTAGACGAAATTGTATGCAGACTCTGCAAATGTTATTTAACTTAGACGCAGGGGAGCAATTTAGCTGA
- the grxC gene encoding glutaredoxin 3 encodes MFNFINSLLGRHPERIQANVEIYTWQTCPYCIRAKLLLWWKGVKFTEYKIDGDETARTNMAERANGRRSVPQIFINNQHIGGCDDLYAMDTKGQLDPLLVQVTSN; translated from the coding sequence ATGTTCAACTTTATCAACTCCCTTTTAGGTCGCCATCCAGAACGTATTCAAGCCAATGTAGAAATCTACACTTGGCAAACCTGCCCTTACTGTATCCGTGCCAAGCTGCTGCTATGGTGGAAAGGCGTTAAATTCACCGAATACAAAATTGACGGTGACGAAACAGCCAGAACAAACATGGCAGAACGCGCCAATGGCCGCCGCAGCGTCCCCCAGATTTTCATTAATAACCAACACATAGGCGGTTGTGATGACCTGTATGCAATGGATACAAAAGGTCAACTCGATCCGTTATTAGTTCAGGTGACAAGTAACTGA
- a CDS encoding glucose-6-phosphate isomerase — protein MDAKALWQRYQDWLYFHEGLGLYLDISRMRFDDAFVKSLQPKFDKAFADMAKLEKGAIANPDENRMVGHYWLRNPDLAPTPELTQEIVQTLEQIEAFADQVHTGAVHPPKESRFTDIISIGIGGSALGPEFVAEALAPDFPPLKIHFIDNTDPTGIDRVLSYIDNLASTLVLVISKSGGTPEPRNGMIEVKKAYTAKNLDFAKYAVAVTGPDSNLDKVAKSENWLARFAMYDWVGGRTSEMSAVGLVPAALQGIDIRAMLDGAKEMDDATRVANIKNNPAALLALAWYFSGNGKGEKDMVVLPYKDSLLLFSRYLQQLVMESLGKEKDLDGKTVYQGIAVYGNKGSTDQHAYVQQLREGVPNFFATLIEVLEDRQGASPEIDPGVTAGDYLAGFLLGTRQALYENNRDSITVTIPQVNARTVGALIALYERAVGLYASLVNVNAYHQPGVEAGKKAAAVILDLQQKVMTVLQTEKKALSLSEIADKAGVANEVEAIYKILRHLHANNRGVVLTGDLAKPGSLTVSLG, from the coding sequence ATGGATGCTAAGGCACTTTGGCAACGATACCAAGATTGGTTATATTTCCACGAGGGATTGGGACTGTATCTAGATATTAGCCGGATGCGGTTCGATGATGCCTTTGTGAAATCGTTGCAGCCGAAGTTTGACAAAGCTTTTGCTGATATGGCAAAACTAGAAAAAGGTGCGATCGCCAATCCTGATGAAAACCGCATGGTAGGACACTACTGGTTGCGGAATCCCGATTTAGCACCAACTCCAGAACTGACACAAGAAATAGTCCAAACCCTGGAACAAATTGAGGCTTTTGCAGACCAGGTACACACTGGGGCAGTTCATCCCCCGAAAGAAAGCCGCTTCACAGATATCATTTCTATCGGTATTGGTGGTTCTGCTTTGGGTCCAGAATTTGTCGCTGAAGCCCTCGCACCCGATTTTCCACCGCTGAAGATTCATTTTATCGACAATACCGATCCCACAGGTATTGATCGGGTTCTCTCCTACATCGACAATTTAGCCAGCACTTTAGTATTAGTCATTTCTAAATCTGGGGGTACTCCCGAACCCCGCAACGGCATGATTGAGGTGAAAAAAGCATACACAGCTAAAAATTTAGACTTTGCTAAATATGCAGTTGCTGTAACTGGACCAGATAGCAACTTGGATAAAGTCGCCAAATCTGAAAACTGGTTAGCCCGGTTTGCCATGTATGACTGGGTGGGTGGACGTACCTCGGAAATGTCTGCTGTAGGGCTAGTTCCTGCGGCATTACAAGGCATTGATATTCGTGCCATGCTGGATGGTGCAAAGGAAATGGATGACGCTACTCGCGTCGCTAATATTAAAAATAACCCAGCGGCTTTATTAGCGTTGGCTTGGTATTTCTCTGGAAATGGCAAAGGCGAAAAAGATATGGTTGTCTTACCTTATAAAGACAGCTTGTTATTATTTAGCCGCTATTTGCAACAACTGGTCATGGAATCTTTGGGTAAGGAAAAAGACTTAGACGGTAAAACTGTATATCAAGGTATTGCTGTTTATGGTAACAAAGGTTCTACTGACCAACACGCTTATGTACAACAATTGCGGGAAGGTGTACCCAATTTCTTTGCAACCTTGATTGAGGTTTTAGAAGACCGTCAAGGTGCATCTCCAGAAATTGATCCTGGTGTGACTGCTGGTGATTATTTAGCTGGTTTCTTGTTAGGAACTCGTCAAGCACTGTATGAAAATAACCGCGATTCTATTACAGTGACTATTCCTCAAGTTAATGCTCGCACAGTTGGCGCGTTAATTGCATTGTATGAACGGGCTGTAGGTTTATATGCCAGTTTAGTAAATGTCAATGCTTATCACCAACCAGGTGTGGAAGCTGGTAAAAAAGCCGCCGCTGTCATTCTCGATTTACAACAAAAAGTAATGACTGTTTTGCAAACAGAAAAGAAAGCACTTTCTCTTTCTGAGATTGCTGATAAAGCCGGCGTTGCTAATGAAGTTGAAGCAATTTACAAAATTCTCCGTCATCTCCATGCTAATAATCGCGGTGTGGTATTAACTGGTGATTTAGCTAAACCAGGTAGTTTAACTGTTTCTCTCGGTTAA
- the tadA gene encoding tRNA adenosine(34) deaminase TadA, with translation MLDHPEYLKHTKWMNHALELAQIAGEASEVPVGAVIIDPDGKLIAEGENRKERDKDPTAHAEIIAIRAAAKNLQSWRLHQCILYVTLEPCPMCAGAIAHARLATIIYGVDDTKTGAIRTVINIPDSQASNHRLQVLGGILESACRQQLQSWFATKRRPKN, from the coding sequence ATGCTTGACCACCCAGAATATCTAAAACATACAAAATGGATGAATCATGCCCTAGAACTAGCACAGATAGCAGGTGAGGCGAGTGAAGTTCCCGTAGGTGCGGTGATTATTGACCCAGATGGCAAATTAATCGCCGAAGGGGAAAATCGTAAAGAACGGGACAAAGACCCCACAGCACACGCAGAAATTATCGCTATTCGGGCAGCTGCCAAAAACTTGCAAAGTTGGCGTTTGCATCAATGTATTCTTTATGTAACTTTAGAACCTTGCCCCATGTGTGCCGGTGCGATCGCTCATGCACGTTTGGCAACAATTATCTATGGAGTAGACGATACCAAAACTGGCGCAATTCGTACTGTTATCAACATCCCTGATAGCCAAGCTTCTAATCACCGTCTACAAGTGCTAGGAGGTATTCTAGAATCAGCCTGTCGTCAGCAATTGCAGAGTTGGTTTGCTACTAAACGGCGACCGAAAAATTAA
- a CDS encoding DUF1802 family protein produces MNKSVSIYNALCLPVHDVEALIQGQIIAAIPRKLLNTGQTFALYPVDISTIEIEKYYRTSFLPNVQTAIKQVNTDKVLIKAWAKCELCEILDKTTPLDILSQLTIWNLETLEAMIQKHQNIFLAYLRVYHLSQPLEIPAIPNIQDKLGKFAPLPNNISASEDKPVLSDQVFIRRKRQLENLEPPLHPELEELQSALLKIANNNPSAQQLENEIKIFLGWSNAPNTNTSDLAWIKTITTLGDRSIEFEEKKSNYQAGTDFENISRQSLDFLGFQVENAYKGGAGGLDLYCSQPYPLVCECKAGRSIPDRAVEELDRIGKRHLQENYLQAVRLIIGPGEHTRQLKKSLEKSAKISKTSIIKAMTLQKLVELKAKYPGAINLIELKKYLEPGQIDDKINEYIDKIEKEIKLRSHIIQAVKEIPKSTNQNSVTVIEIRSHYNAINKSTLTDEIVHDLLIELSSPLTGYLGREKGNDWKTDKFYYLRDLAIN; encoded by the coding sequence ATGAATAAATCTGTTTCAATTTATAATGCCTTATGCCTACCTGTTCATGATGTTGAGGCTTTAATACAAGGGCAAATTATTGCCGCGATACCTCGTAAATTGCTGAATACTGGGCAAACATTTGCTCTTTATCCTGTTGATATTTCTACAATAGAAATTGAGAAATATTACCGTACAAGTTTTTTACCTAATGTTCAAACTGCTATCAAACAAGTTAATACTGATAAAGTATTAATTAAAGCATGGGCTAAATGTGAACTTTGCGAAATTCTAGATAAAACAACACCATTAGATATTTTATCTCAATTAACAATCTGGAATTTAGAAACTTTGGAAGCAATGATACAGAAACATCAAAATATTTTTCTGGCTTATTTGCGCGTTTATCATTTATCTCAACCTTTGGAAATTCCAGCTATTCCAAATATTCAAGATAAGTTAGGTAAATTTGCACCTTTACCGAATAATATTTCTGCTTCTGAAGATAAACCCGTATTAAGTGATCAAGTATTTATTCGACGCAAACGTCAATTAGAAAACCTAGAACCTCCTTTACATCCTGAATTAGAAGAATTGCAAAGTGCATTGTTAAAAATAGCTAATAATAACCCATCAGCACAGCAATTAGAAAATGAAATTAAAATCTTTTTAGGTTGGAGTAATGCACCAAATACAAATACATCTGATTTAGCTTGGATAAAAACAATTACAACATTAGGAGATAGAAGCATAGAATTTGAAGAGAAAAAAAGTAATTATCAAGCGGGTACAGACTTTGAAAACATCTCCCGTCAAAGCCTTGATTTCTTAGGATTTCAAGTTGAAAATGCTTATAAAGGAGGTGCAGGAGGTTTAGACTTATATTGTTCACAACCTTATCCTTTAGTATGTGAATGTAAAGCAGGTAGAAGTATTCCAGATCGTGCAGTAGAAGAATTAGATAGAATTGGAAAAAGACATCTGCAAGAAAATTATCTGCAAGCAGTAAGGTTAATTATTGGACCAGGAGAACACACTAGACAACTCAAAAAATCTCTCGAAAAATCTGCGAAAATATCTAAAACCAGTATTATTAAAGCTATGACATTACAAAAATTAGTAGAACTGAAAGCAAAATATCCAGGTGCGATAAACTTAATTGAATTAAAAAAATACTTAGAACCCGGTCAAATAGATGATAAAATTAACGAATATATTGATAAAATAGAAAAAGAGATAAAATTGCGATCGCATATTATTCAAGCAGTAAAAGAAATCCCTAAATCAACAAATCAAAATTCTGTAACAGTCATAGAAATTCGTAGTCACTATAACGCCATCAATAAATCAACTTTAACAGATGAAATAGTACATGATTTATTAATAGAACTATCATCACCATTAACAGGATACTTAGGAAGAGAAAAAGGAAACGACTGGAAAACAGATAAATTCTATTATTTGCGCGACTTAGCAATAAATTAA
- a CDS encoding type II toxin-antitoxin system HicB family antitoxin, giving the protein MNNHYTIIIQWSEEDKCFVVSLPEWGEFCHTHGDTYEEALKNAQEVLEMLISSYLEDGQPLPEPQILGKSLKAA; this is encoded by the coding sequence ATGAATAATCATTACACGATAATTATTCAATGGTCAGAAGAAGACAAATGTTTTGTAGTCAGTCTTCCTGAATGGGGAGAGTTTTGTCATACTCATGGAGACACTTATGAGGAAGCTTTAAAAAATGCTCAGGAAGTGTTAGAAATGCTGATTTCATCTTATTTAGAAGATGGACAACCTTTACCAGAACCGCAAATATTAGGAAAGTCATTAAAAGCGGCTTAA
- a CDS encoding ABC transporter ATP-binding protein, translated as MVNNQLPLLAATGLCKSFDGIQAVKAANIEVIKGSITGLIGPNGAGKTTLFNLLSNFIHPDQGRVIFDGEPIHNLQPYKIAQQGLIRTFQVARTLSRLSVLENMLLAAQKQTGENFWQAQFQPHVVVQEERQLKERAMFLLESVGLEKKANDYAGCLSGGQRKLLEMGRALMTNPKLILLDEPAAGVNPRLIDDICDRILKWNREDGLTFLIIEHNMDVIMSLCDRVWVLAEGQNLAVGTPAEIQKDAKVLEAYLGQ; from the coding sequence ATGGTAAATAACCAACTTCCTCTATTAGCAGCTACAGGACTTTGTAAAAGTTTTGATGGTATCCAAGCCGTTAAAGCAGCAAATATCGAAGTTATCAAAGGCAGCATTACTGGTTTAATTGGTCCAAATGGTGCTGGAAAAACTACTTTATTTAATTTACTCTCCAATTTTATCCATCCTGATCAAGGAAGAGTAATTTTTGATGGTGAACCCATTCACAACTTGCAACCATACAAAATCGCCCAGCAAGGGTTAATTCGTACTTTTCAAGTAGCGCGGACTCTTTCGCGGTTATCGGTGTTAGAAAATATGCTGTTAGCAGCGCAAAAACAAACCGGTGAAAATTTTTGGCAAGCACAATTTCAACCTCACGTTGTCGTTCAAGAAGAAAGACAGCTAAAGGAACGAGCGATGTTTTTATTAGAGTCTGTGGGGTTAGAAAAAAAAGCCAATGATTACGCTGGTTGTTTGTCTGGGGGACAACGGAAACTGCTGGAAATGGGCAGGGCTTTGATGACTAATCCTAAGTTAATTTTGTTAGATGAACCAGCAGCAGGGGTAAATCCTCGATTAATTGATGATATCTGCGATCGCATTCTCAAGTGGAATAGGGAAGACGGTCTAACTTTTTTAATTATTGAGCATAATATGGATGTAATTATGTCATTATGCGATCGCGTTTGGGTGTTAGCAGAAGGGCAAAATTTAGCTGTCGGTACTCCCGCAGAAATTCAAAAAGATGCCAAAGTTTTAGAAGCTTATTTGGGACAATAA